The genomic DNA GTCGGCGTGCACGGCAACTTTCTGCTTCAGGTCTATCCCAAGAAGGACATCTGGCAGCGCCAGAATCAGGAGGAGTTCATCGACGAAGTGCGCACCGTGGACTCCAATGTCACCGGCACGCCGGTGCAGCTTTACGAATACACCACACTGTTGAAGCAAAGTTACGAGGATGCCGCGTGGTATTCCCTGATTGCCATTTCCCTGATGGTGCTGCTTCACTTCCGCAGCCTGGTTGCGTTGGCGCTGGCCTTGTTGCCGGTGGCCATCGGCACCCTGTGGCTGGTCGGGCTGATGGGTTACTTTAAAATCCCGTTCAACCCCGCCAATATCATGACGCTGCCCCTCGTGATCGGCATCGGCGTGACCAACGGCATCCACATTTTGAATCGTTTTGCCGAAGAGCAGAACCCCAGCATTCTGGCCAAGAGCACAGGCAAGGCAGTGCTGGTTTCCGGCCTGACGACGATTGCGGGGTTTGGCAGCCTCATTCTCGCCAAACATCAGGGGATTCAGAGCCTGGGTTACGTGATGGCCAGCGGAACGGCGGCGTGCATGTTGGCGGGTCTGACTTTCCTGCCCGCCTTTTTGAATTTGTTGATGCGGCGCTGGCGTTTAATCAAACAACCCAGTGCAATCAACAAGTGACCACACTGGGTTGGGAGGAACCGAGGTTAAAAACCTCAAGGTAGGCAGAGCATAGTCGGGTTGACATTAATGTCAATCCAGTTGTTTTGGCAGGCACAAA from Verrucomicrobiia bacterium includes the following:
- a CDS encoding MMPL family transporter, translating into VGVHGNFLLQVYPKKDIWQRQNQEEFIDEVRTVDSNVTGTPVQLYEYTTLLKQSYEDAAWYSLIAISLMVLLHFRSLVALALALLPVAIGTLWLVGLMGYFKIPFNPANIMTLPLVIGIGVTNGIHILNRFAEEQNPSILAKSTGKAVLVSGLTTIAGFGSLILAKHQGIQSLGYVMASGTAACMLAGLTFLPAFLNLLMRRWRLIKQPSAINK